The following proteins come from a genomic window of Bos mutus isolate GX-2022 chromosome 21, NWIPB_WYAK_1.1, whole genome shotgun sequence:
- the MESD gene encoding LRP chaperone MESD, producing the protein MAASGWARAAVIFLCACDLLLLLLLPPRAFATEGPAETPGEATPPPRKKKKDIRDYNDADMARLLEQWEKDDDIEEGDLPEHKRPSAPIDFSQIDPGKPESILKMTKKGKTLMMFVTVSGNPTEKETEEITSLWQGSLFNANYDVQRFIVGSDRAIFMLRDGGYAWEIKDFLVSQDRCADVTLEGQVYPGKGGGSKEKNQTKQEKGKKKKERDPKPRASKEDNRAGSKKEEL; encoded by the exons ATGGCGGCCTCCGGCTGGGCCCGCGCCGCCGTGATTTTTCTCTGTGCCTGTGatttgctgctgctcctgctgctgccgccgAGGGCCTTCGCCACCGAGGGCCCGGCCGAGACACCCGGCGAGGCCACCCCACCTCCCCGGAAGAAGAAGAAGGATATTCGCGACTACAATGACGCCGACATGGCCCGTCTTCTGGAACAGTGGGAG AAAGATGACGACATAGAAGAAGGAGACCTCCCAGAGCACAAAAGACCCTCTGCACCCATAGATTTCTCGCAGATAGACCCGGGCAAGCCCGAGAGCATACTGAAGATGACGAAGAAGGGCAAGACGCTCATGATGTTTGTCACCGTGTCAGGAAACCCCACCGAGAAGGAGACGGAGGAGATCACCAGCCTGTGGCAGGGCAGCCTTTTCAATGCCAACTATGATGTCCAGAG GTTCATCGTGGGGTCAGACCGTGCCATCTTCATGCTCCGTGATGGGGGCTACGCATGGGAGATCAAGGACTTTCTGGTCAGTCAGGACAGGTGTGCCGATGTGACCCTGGAGGGCCAGGTGTACCCCGGCAAAGGGGGAGGAagcaaagagaagaatcaaaccaAGCAAGAGAAgggcaagaaaaagaaggagagagacCCGAAACCCCGGGCTTCGAAGGAAGACAATCGGGCTGGGAGTAAGAAGGAAGAGCTGTGA